tgtgaagataaaaatcaGAGCAATTCATGTCAGGAAGCAGAATCTGTGTATGGatttaaatgaacaaatgaTGATCTTTTTTTACAGGTGTATGACGCCTTTCCCATGATTCGCAGCCTGCCACTGCCCTTCCAAAAGGCCTTTAAGAATGTTGAGGTATGTTAATTGGACCATGATTGATTGTAAATCTTTTAAGGCTGTCaaattttaatgccactaatttctttaatgcattacgatttttaggttgtagtgggctcagttttaaagctagagtgaagatactggtatcatatgaaactaaaaaaaccatgtcatactattcacaaaagaggctaaataacgctccaaactagtGCAACATTTTTgcgagggaaaaactgtcaagtccattttcaaagggatcccttgacctctgacctcaagatatgtgaatgaaaatgggttttatgagtacccacaagtctctcctttacagacatgccaactttatgataatcacatagaTATATGGACatattttgattgattgactgaaaaaaatcttaagtgaaaaaaataataattgaggTTTAAACATGAAAGAGAAAAATacgaatgattttttttctctgacctCACGCACATATACAGTGACAACCAAAACATAATCATTTTGTCAGTGAAAAAATAAGAACAGTAATTATTTgacttgaatgttttttttttcagacttgtcAGAAACTTGCGCTTTCTTTGTTGAACGAGCACAAGCAGACCAGAGTCCCTGGAAATCCACGAGACTTTGTTGACTGCTATCTGGATCGACTGGAtaaggtgtgtgagtgtgtgtcagagTCAGCTCACTACCAAATGTACTACCAAAGTATATCTTTAGTAAACGTATGTGCACAAGTGTATGTGGTAGTTTTCATACCCCATAGTGTGTATTTGTGGGTATTAGTAAGGTATAATTGCTTTTAATGTCTTAAAACAACAGGTGACAGATGATGATGGTTCTTCCTTTTCGGAAGACCAACTGCGTATGTACGCTCTAGATCTTCACTTTGCTGGGACTGACACTACCTCCAACACCCTGCTTACTGGTTTCCTCTACCTTATGACCTACCCACACATACAAGGTATGCCTGCACATGTTAATTTCTTTTCTGCCATCGGCTCCATAGTTCTACCGTTGTCTTTTTATCGTACACTTTTCATCTCTTCATTCTTCAATTTTTGTCCCTGTGAAAGTCATAAACAGTAAAGGCATTTTTCATGtaagacatgtcaaaatgtctgctgtgaaaaaggcctttcAGTGACAACGTGCACCAACCAAGAAAACACCTTAACTTTTTGCAGCAATCTGGTAGTTTGAATGAGTACTCATTACCCCTCCAGGTTTCTTGCAAGACCAAACAGCTGGTCCTTGCACAGGATAAAACCTGCATTGCTCCTCCTGCATCTAAGGTTCAACAATCACCTACGGTCTCCTTTCCAGCAATGTGGCATAGGCTTTCCAACATAAGCCTCTTTTGctatgtcacagtaggaaagcACAGGTGACGGTGACAGGTTAACAATGAAATTAATTATGGCTGAATTGCATTTAGCTAACAAATCGTCCGCGACCGACCCATCAGTAAAAtccctgttttctttttttttttttttatctttgccGCCATCTTAACTGTAAGGGAGCCTAGAAGGACATTTGAGTGagattcaaatttttttttgtttgggaggagagagggagacacaaCTGGAGGAAGTGTGCACTCTATTGAGTGCACATTTATAattgttattagtaacacctgagCTTTTGCTGCTATTacgagtcaaaatgtctgctgcgAAAGAGTGATCCCTTCGTTATCCTCCAGCCGCCTAGCTAGCTGCTAACTACCTGTGTGAAAATGGTAATGTGGTCAGCTAGATCTTTTTCTTCGGAAAGATTGGGTTCACTCTGTTGGTCTTTTTGAGTCAAGTTTCTTTCTCATAGGAAACCATCTTTGGTTGATCATTAAGTCATTGAAGATATATGGGAATCGCTGTATATGTCAGCCGGTAAATAACAAGAAAAAGTGCAGAAAGACTAAAGATATGTTGTCAAACCATTCTATAGTTTGTCACCCAGAGTAGtgaaaagtttatttttcaatCGTCAAATGTCCTGCCCAGTGCATTTTGTGGTCAAAATTTAAGGAAACCATatcaaaaaaagtttattttggtATGGGTTGCGTgaagaacataaaaaaaaaaaaactgtatctGTACAGACACTTGCAGAAAACCCACAAACCAGACAAGGGTTCCCTTTGGTCGTTTGCTCAATTTATGGAACTATATGGAGGTATATCTATGCTGAAGTACAAAATTGCTAATCTTAACCATAACCCATAATGACGCCATCCTTAACTTTATCACAATGTTATGCAGCTTTTGTATTGTTCACAAACTACTGGGTCTGGCACAGGTGCGACTGCAGCCCTCACACCCCCTCACACTTGGCCAGTGAACGTTTACATATAGAACATGTATCTTTCCCAGATGTGCTCAGCCCTCCTGCGGTCGCAGACACACCAGCAGCTTCGCCTTCTTCTCTGTTGCAGCTGCTTTTGGCATTCCGTTCTCACACAGCTATCAGAACTTTTTCATGTTACTTTTGTCTTTACTCTGTAACGGAAGCAAATTGAATTGTAGCAAAGTACAATACTTCAGAtaaaaaatacttaagtaaaagtaaaattactgaTTAAAGTATGAAGAAAAACGTTTTTGTTACAGCAACGagagtaaatgtaatttgttaCTTTCACCCCTGCATACAGGCCATACTACACAGTCATGTAGTTCATTGTGTCATTGTCCTAACTTTTCTATTATATTCGAGAATTATTATCTCAGCTGTATCTCTCAGAGCGTTGTCAGCAGGAGATAGACATGGTGTTGGAAGGGAAGGATCAGGCCAGTTTTGACGACAGACACAACATGCCTTACATGCAGGTAAATCATCAGACAGATTTCTCTTAataatttcacttttatttcaGGTGTACACATGGGTCTGAGCTGAGTAGCATTTATACGTATATACacggtctgaaatgaacttttttcacttcctgccaatGTGGCAGGTTAGTAATTTCTTTTTGTCTGCCAGTCAGAAATTtcatctgccacttttgaactCTATGTGctaaatgaagaaataacattttagatccgatgtcattcaatgttcaatatagtttacataaaaacatatgcattataaattacagtgttcgaattacaccgtagcttccggggagccctatttttcgggGTTGGGAGGGTACCAtgcacagtactgtactgtactttgttattgtcatctatagtggttatttgcataaaaacacacaattcaaaagattatgattatttaaatttaaaaaaaattggcatcagtagttttaattatgtattctaagctgcttagagctattgttaggaagttaaacaggtcataattctctctctaatatatattttatattgctgtgaaaaagtCTCCTTCGAACGCCTGGATTTAATCAATTTTCTCgacaaaaacttaattttacgaggttacatttgaacacatcatgataacgttgtaatttaccttcacccaatggtAATTTTACAGATCAGAGTTTGAacacctcataataataactcaatggcacctcaattaacgttagtagctccaaTATTTAActaagcaggactgtgctgcctaccggctgctaacaggtaacgttactaactgtcttcctgccgatttcaacacagatttgtagttctcagtgtcgcattatcagggaaagaAATAGGGTGTGCCCCTCATGTTTAGTAGTAGGGCCATGCTTTTGagctcttttgttttttctctctgctgtgtctcaagtcccaaacaaactgaaacatgatacagcatgcgtatgcgtcattgtgcatgcataactgtcggaaagcatcaatatgAGGAATCGATACACACAGAGGAATGACatgccaaggaatcggacaactagAGTTCTCTATGCCCATCCCTAGGGTTTTCCCTGCCTGACAATTTtatccgccactgccaacaatttacctgcatttggaaggtggcgggtgctaatttttAGACCctgcgtatatatatatatatcgattCCTCATATTGCTAAAGGTAGGGGTAAATTCGCAAAAGTGTTAAAATCAAACAATAGATCTGGTGAGATAATCTGTTTACGTTGGGATCCTTGGGGTAGATTAATTGTAATCACTTCTTTTGAACCACATTCATCTTTTTTGCCGGGTTGTCAGCATATTGCAGGTAGGTTCCCATATTGCAAGGTTATTGGTCTGCTTTTTTGTGGCTGAGCTTCTGAGAGCCTgcattgtttttcttctgccCCAAGTCAGATAAAGCAtgagaaaatgtttaaatctcTCTTCATCCAGGCTGTGATACATGAAGTTCAGAGGGTAGCCAACACTGTGCCACTCAGCGTCTTCCATTCTGCGACTAAAGACACAGAGCTCATGGGATATTCCATTCCCAGGGTAAGAAGCAGCTGGTCTTAAAAAGTTGTTGATAATAGTGACAGTATAGTGAAGTGTGGAAAGAAAGCTCACTGTACTGTATCAGCACACCAGATTGTGGTGGCAAAGTGTGGTAACCTCTGCAGGAAAATAGTCTTTTCTGCAAATCTAATTCACATTTGATTTGACTGAGTGTAAGAAAACAGTCTCTTTCAATGTAGGTTacagattttccaaacagattAACGAACTGTTTGTACCATACTTAAATAATGGAACATTACCATACTTTGGTAGCTTAAGTAAATCTTAACCTCTGACAAATGTTTTCTGCTTTCCTCTCTGCTctttcctcttttgtttaattttctccTCAGGGTACAATGATCATCCCTAACCTGACCTCAGTGCTGAATGAGGAGGGACAATGGAAATACCCCAATGAATTCACCCCTGAAAACTTCCTCAACGACCAGGGAGAGTTTGTTAAACCGGAGGCCTTCATGCCTTTCTCTGCAGGTATGAGTCAATTCAAGCCAAGTAAATTTTATTCACACAGCCCAATCTCCCAAAtatgcctcagggggctttacaatctgtacagcatatgaCACCATCTGTTCTTGGACCCTCGCATCGGATAAGGGAAAACCCACTAAAAAAAAAGCCCTTTAACTGGGaagaaaatggaagaaacccCAGGAAGAGCCACtgaggagggatttctctcCCAGGACAGACGGATGTGCCATAGATGTGTACAGAATAAACAACATAATAAAATTACAACATATACAATCCATATGACAGAAATGATACACATAGGGTGGGTTTAATCAAAGTGTTGTACATGACTTTgaggtctcttttttttttatgtctcagGTCCTCGTATGTGTCTCGGAGAGGGTCTGGCTCGTATGGAGCTCTTCCTCATCACGGTGACGCTGCTGAGGAAGTTTAAGTTCATCTGGCCAGAGGAGGCAGGAGAACCAGACTATTCTCCAGTCTTTGGGGTCACTTTGACTCCCAAACCTTATCGCATGAACGTCCAACTCAGGGAAATGCAATAAGCCCAGAATGTTAAATGATATTTTGACCTATCAATAGGCAACAGACAACAACCAGCTGTGGcaatcaataaaacatacatCTCATACACAACAATGCTATCAGCAACGCTGACCATAGGGTTTAATATTTTTCACAATACATTTGGACAGCTCTGGTGAACTCACTATATAATGGACTAGTGAGCGATTTTGGACACAGTCGTATAATTACAAACTTGTGTATTCCATGAGTACCATAACGTGTTCACTACTGTAACCATGACAACGAAGGTCCCCTAACCgtaacaaagtatttatttgaacccaaaccatgatgattccctaaacctaaccaagttgtttttgtgAAAATATAAACTGCAATATTAACAACATCTTAGCAGTCTTCCCATTGTGTCTCTGATGGCAAAAGTAaatataattaaagctgcaagcagcgatgaacgggccctcgcccctacTTGCGCGTCGGGgatgctggcgggacgccgaccgacgcggccgggcaccgtgaaaccgaaactctgacgagcgccacgacgcctgccgcaaggctctacgacaagcggttcacgagttatgaaggggggcgtggctaatgtgtagggggcgggcataactttcaccaatgaaacaggcactctctgctgagtgatatgacacctcccacaagactctactttaaacggttcatgagatatgaaagggggtggggctaatgtgtagggggcgggcataaccttcaccaatgaaacaggcactctctgctgagtgatatgacacctcccacaagactctacgacaagcggttcaagAGTTATGAAGGGgtgcgtggctaatgtgtagggggcggggataacaacaccaacttaacaggcactctctgctgagcgatataacacctcccacaagactctacgacaaacggatcatgagttatgaaagggggcgtggctaatgtgtagggggcgggcataactttcaccaatgaaaccggcactctctgctgagtgatatgacacctcccacaagactctactttaaacggttcatgagatatgaaagggggcggggctaatgtgtagggggcgggcataaccttcaacaatgaaacaggcactctctgctgagtgatatgacacctcccacaagactctacgacaaacggttcatgagttatgaaaggggcggggctatgactatatttttgcatttacatataatcaggactggacccttatcatacctgagaaatttggggcagatcgaactatgtacagttgagttagggttaacccactctctgctgagtgatatgacacatcccacaagactctactataaacggttcatgagatatgaaagggggcggggctaacgtcttggggcggggctatgagtatattttttcatatacatgtcatcagtactggagcaccatcatacctgagagatttggggcagatcggactatgtacagttgagttacaataactggcgaatggctcaaaatggccgccacgccacggtccgctcgttaagtgaacactcaccattttaataacttttcatcctcaaggtcttaagatggtcctgaccaaatttcaaatcgatctgatcaaatctgtaggaggagttcgttaaagtacatggccaataaaacgcaaaaattgggaaaatcgtacataaaatccaatatggccgacttctgggtgggcggggctaatgaaacccaatgaggaatatgtttcaaatgatgagtgggatatgcataccaaatttcatgaatatcggatcaactttgacaaagttaaaatttcaacgcgttagggggcgctatagagccggctaaacacactgagcctaatggctatacatttacataaagttcacaggtgtctatcattttgccaaatttcatgagttttcgagtacctaaaggtatgttcaaaatctaaaagacataagggggcgctagagagccaacatgccacgcccaagcaaaatttcaccactaaaataaagtaattactagtttggatgtgtgtgtaaagtttcattattttttgtgcatcctaaagtcttcaaatatgcgttcgtaaatctTAAAATCACGccggaagtccaacatggctgacttcctgttggccgaagaaatctcaaaatcatttaatccaggtatgagggcgtgagcaatgacatacttgaatttcgtgaagatcgaagaaactttctcggaaaaactgcgtacgttagggggcgctatggagccccctggagaaacccgagcccagtcactccagaacattgaatttcccaccagttctgacgcatactccacttttggtgagtttttggggatggctaaggtcccaaaaacgcgatctaccagcagaaaaataataacgagagctgcacgcagctatgaaagggccctcgcccctgctcgcgggtcggggttgctggcgggacgccgaccgacgcggccgggcaccgcgaaaccgaaactctgacgagcgccacgacgcctgccgcaaggctctacgacaagcggttcacgagttatgaaggggggcgtggctaatgtgtagggggcgggcataacattcaccaatgaaacaggaactctctgctgagttatatgacacttcccacaagactctacgacaaacggatcataagttatgaaagggggcggggctaatgtgtagggggcgggcataaccttaaccaatgaaacaggcactctctgctgagtgatatgacacttcccacaagactctactacaaacggatcatgagttatgaaagggggcggggctaatgtgtagggggcgggcataacatttaccgatgaaacaggcactctctgctgagtgatatgacacctcccgcaagactctacgacaaacggttcatgagttatgaaagggggcggggctaatgtgtagggggcggggctacccttaacaaataaaacaggaactctctgctgagtgatatgacacatcccacaagactctactataaacggttcatgagatatgaaagggggcggggctaacgtcttagggcggggctatgagtataatttttcatatacatatcctcaagactgtaccaccatcatacctgagaaatctggggcagatcggactatgtacagttgagttacaataactccctgtttcatggcgaatggctcaaaatggccgccacgccacggtccgctcgttaagtgaacgctcaccattttaataacttttcatcctcgaggtcttgagatggtcctgaccaaatatcaactcgatctgatcaaatctgtaggaggagtttgttaaagtacgcggccaataaaacgcaaaaatgacataaaaatccaatatggccgacttctgggtgggcggagctaatgaaacccaatgaggaatatgtttcaaatgatgactgggatatgcataccaaatttcatgaatatcggatcaactttgacaaagttaaaatttcaacgcgttagggggcgctatagagccgaataaaaacacactgagcctaatggctatgcagttacataaagttcacaggtgtctatcattttgccaaattttatgagattccgagtacctaaaggtatgttcaaaatctgaaagacataagggggcgctagagagccaacatgccacgcccaagcaaaatttcgccactaaaattaagtaattactagtttggatgtgtgtgtaaagtttcataaatttttgtgcatcctaaagtcttcaaatatgcgttcgtaaattctaaaatcacgcaggaagtccaacatggctgacttcctgtttgccgaagaaatctcaaaatcatttaatccaggtatgagggcgtgagcaacgacatacttgaatttcgtgaagatcgaagaaactttctcggaaaaactgcgtacgttagggggcgctatggagccccctggagacacccgagcccagtcactccagaacattgaatttcccaccagttctgacgcatactccacttttcgtgagttttggggatggctaaggtcgtcaaaaacgcgttcttgcagcggaaaaataataataacgagagctgcacgcagctatgaaagggccctcgcccctgctcgcgggtcggggttgctggcgggacgccgaccgacgcgaaaccgaaactctgacgagcgccacgacgcctgccgcaaggctctacgacaagcggttcacgagttatgaaggggggcgtggctaatgtgtagggggcgggcataacattcaccaatgaaacaggcactctctgctgattgatatgacacttcccacaagactctacgacaaacggatcatgagttatgaaagggggcggggctaatgtgtaggcggcgggcataacatttaccaatgaaacaggaactctctgctgagtgatatgacacttcccacaagactctactacaaacggatcatgagttatgaaagggggcggggctaatgtgtagggggcgggcataacattcaccaatgaaacaggcactctctgctgagtgatatgacacttcccacaagactctactacaaacggatcatgagttatgaaagggggcggggctaacgtgtagggggcgggcataacattcaccaatgaaacaggcactctctgctgagtgatatgacacctcccgcaagactctacgacaaacggttcatgagatatgaaagggggcggggctaacgtcttggggcggggctatgagtataatttttcatatacatgtcctcaagactgtaccaccatcatacctgagaaatctggggcagatcggactatgtacagttgagttacaataactccctgtttcatggcgaatggctcaaaatggccgccacgccacggtccgctcgttaagtgaacactcaccattttaataacttttcatcttcaaggtcttgagatggtcctgaccaaatttcaaatcgatatgatcaaatctgtaggaggagttcgttaaagtacgcggccaataaaacgcaaaaatgacatcaaaatccaatatggccgacttctgggtgggcggggctaatgaaacccaatgaggaatatgtttcaaatgatgagtgggatatgcataccaaatttcatgaatatcggatcaactttgacaaagttaaaatttcaacgcgttagggggcgctatagagccgtataaaaacaaactgagcctaatggctatgcagttacataaagttcacaggtgtctatcattttgccaaattttatgagattccgagtacctaaaggtatgttcaaaatctgaaagacataagggggcgctagagagccaacatgccacgcccaaggaaaatttcaccactaaaattaagtaattactagtttggatgtgtgtgtaaagtttcataaatttttgtgcat
The nucleotide sequence above comes from Sebastes fasciatus isolate fSebFas1 chromosome 4, fSebFas1.pri, whole genome shotgun sequence. Encoded proteins:
- the LOC141765786 gene encoding cytochrome P450 2B4-like, coding for MFGSIILLLLCIIFIIQLLKSRRPKNFPPGPPVLPILGNILHLSLDNPLKDFERLRKSYGNVYSLYLGSKPTVVINGMKAMKEVLVTKGIDFAGRPQDLFVNDTVQRKGVILADYGTSWKAHRRFALMTLRNFGLGKNSMEERIHGELKYTIDTLEKSIGKSMSPQHMFHNAASNIICQVLFGRRYEYVDEFIRVIVECFTENGKIANGPWAMVYDAFPMIRSLPLPFQKAFKNVETCQKLALSLLNEHKQTRVPGNPRDFVDCYLDRLDKVTDDDGSSFSEDQLRMYALDLHFAGTDTTSNTLLTGFLYLMTYPHIQERCQQEIDMVLEGKDQASFDDRHNMPYMQAVIHEVQRVANTVPLSVFHSATKDTELMGYSIPRGTMIIPNLTSVLNEEGQWKYPNEFTPENFLNDQGEFVKPEAFMPFSAGPRMCLGEGLARMELFLITVTLLRKFKFIWPEEAGEPDYSPVFGVTLTPKPYRMNVQLREMQ